The window AGTTTATACATCAGAATTTACATCTATGGCCACTGAGgtaaacttcaaaatatttttgagagctttatttgtttatgttacaatattaattCAAGTCTACAATGCAGAATAATTACAGAATATGTTATACTGTAAGTAATAACATTCTATTTTAGGGTTGAGTAATTTACACCATAAGATGCAATTCAGGTGGAGTAAAGTACATGTCTCATTTGATTACTTGTTGAATGATCATGCTTTTGCAATTAGTGAAAATAAGGaatttatataaagtttgttaGATATAAAAGAGTATTTAATATCTATAGTAGTATTATATCACAATTCATAATATGTGTAATAATTGAGTACATTTTTAATCCACATAtagatgttaatttttcttttcttttttttctttttcaccatCATATTCATAGTGGGACCTCATCTGCTCACAAGCATATCAAGTTAAAGCTGTCCAGTCAGTTTTCATGGCAGGAGTGCTTATAGGAGCATGGTTGTTTGGACAGGTATCTGATAGGATAGGACGTTATAAAACAATGCTCTTTACCCACGTGGGACTTCTTACATTCAGTACCTTTGGAGGTTTTGTACCAAATATACAGCTACACTCCATATGTCGCTTTATGGCAGGTGTTAATCAAGGAGGAATTGGAATGATAAGTTATGTCTGGTTTACAGAAATGATAGGTACAACCAGGCGGGCTTTTTGTGGAACATGGGTTCAGGTTTTCTTTTCTCTTGGAATTGGATTTCATGCATTTATTGCTTTTCTCATTCCTAACTGGAGGCAATATTCTGCTGTGTGTGCTCTCTGGGGACTAGTTCTTATCATCCCATTTTTGTgagtgttataatttttttttacatgataaaGTAATCTGactatataaaatatgaaaagataAATATAGACAAAGTACGCTGTATGTGTGTTATTGATAGATATTTAGTGATCTGATGTTTCTTTATTTCTACTGAAAAACAATACTTCCTTTATATGCTggtaatatattcattttttaatataataatgcatATGCAATTAACTTACACATAATAATACCGAGGTATTCAAAGCTTTTGTTAAATTTCAATGTCAAAAGGTAATTCTCAGTTATTTCTGTAAATGTCATagagatatttaaattatatttcagtaaataaccAATTAAACTACATTTGTGATTAATGAATCAGGCAgaattttattagtatttttaaatcaaaagttATTCCAACCAACAGAGcctgttttatgtatatatcattcTGTAAATCATCccataatactttatttttgatgGTGATGTGTTCTTTTAAATGCTAAGTGGGTACAGTCTGTCAtcctatttttttaatattcaatttctTTCTCAACAGTTAtcatacaaaaatacattaagtgaagttgtttttaactttcacCATCACTAGAAAATATGTCACATATCTTGTGTATTAGAACATACTATGTAATCctatataaatattgatttttgattTAGTTCTTGCAAatgaattatgtttaaaaaacattaaaaacagattATTTACTCTTGAACTTTCTCATTGATTATAAGTattctttattacaaattaatttttacactatggaaaaatatatttataatgggCAGGTATGATGTTTAAAACACTGGTGCAATTGTTCTAAAGTACACATTTTAATGGTAAAAACTAGTATTTAAATTATGTTGATTTAAGTCATTACACCTTCActgttaaaatattgtacttGAGAATGATTGTACCAGTGTTCTAAACATCATACCTGcctgtaaaaaaaaagtactctTCCTTTATGTAAAcactgtaatttgtaataaaacaatataaatactgttatttgtttcttaaggTGTCATTTGTATACATATAATGTAGTTCTGTTTCACTAAGATACCATGAATTTCCGGTTGTGATTTGGTTAAATGTTTTGAGACTTCACATGTAATTTTATAGAATACTGTTACTATACACACATTCCATTggcattaaaatataatatttctttggtTCCAGTTGGATTTTAGAAAGTCCACGTTGGCTTCTTATTCAAGGTCGTACTCTTGAAGCTAAAAGAATATTGCAGTTAATTGCAGAAGGAAATGGCACTGCTCATCGTTTGCCAGAGAACTGGGACTTGCGGGAAACTaacagagataaaaaaaaaacacatggagcttcagttttgtttaaacacaaaatattaagaaagcAACTTGGAATACAGTTGTTTTcctggtaaaaataaaaatattttattgcctAATCATAGACTAGAAATACTTGAATCATAAAGGATAAAAACTGCAAAtgctaatttatattttacagttttaatttttaatacttatttagTTATCAGTTGATATTATTCAGATTTTTACTATCATGTAATGGTCGGTTgtaaaatcctttaaaaaaattaatgaccaGGCACCTTTTTATATTATCTGAACTACAATTTTTGTGCATAATTAGTGGGTTTAAAACCCACTAAAAATTAGTGGTGAAGCTTTGAAATAATTTTCCACAGTTTCATAAGTTAGGTCACATCAAAATTTTcttgatttatttaaaactaatttatgctttgtttatttttaagtaatatactaaattaattattttaatgcctaattacattgaaaaaatatcaataataaacacTCACCAAGTTAAGGTAGTTCCCTACCTATCAATACTACATACAGTATTTTTCAAATAGGTTTATGTACACACTATACATGTCAGTCTCAGACTGTAATGCTATACTTAAAATCTTCTGTTCCCAGTAAAATCTAGTGACTGAATGAATGATGTGGGTGATTTGTCTTGTATCATATAACATGTTAGTAAATGCTGATTAGACAAAGGTACACCACACTGTTTTAACAGcaaattttatatgaaaacaacATGAAGTGAACAAACATTAAGAAAATTTACATAATTGTAGTTATGGGATAGTGTGTCCATGAGTTAAGCCCAAGTTGAGAAAGTGTAAGAAAGTATAAAGAACATAGGTATTTATGCTAATCCTTGCAGGACTACTATTCTATCCTACATTCAAATGAATCTTGCAATATCTTATTTAGCCTGCAAATGGCTTCCTCATGATTATTGTAAAATAAGGATTGTTGTTATATTACAGACATTGGAAGCTTGAAAGACAATCTGTGCTCTCCAGCTGTGTCAGTTTCTCTGCACAAATTTCACATTCCAGTGTGGTCATTGGTTTAATAATAGTGATTATATTGTAATAATCAGATGAACTGATTCTTTGttgtaagtttatttatgaatCTGAATAGTCAAatgaattttgatttattttcttcGAAAGATCCAGCCTATTATTGGATTTTATTGAATCATCATCGGTGTTTTGATCAAGATATGCATCACTATTTTCTGTAGCCTATCCACCAATTTTGTTTGGTGTTATATTTCTGTAATCTTGAATTTTCGACCTaccatttgttctttttttcagaaGAAACTTGATACCGATTTAGGGTTTGACAACTTGCCTTTTCTGACATCTCTGCATTGCAACTGTGGAgctttgttatgaattttgctaATCAACAATTATCCATCAGTCTTGCAGGGAGCAAAAACAGTGTTCAAGATGAAATTGTTGATTATCAATCAAAACTTTTTGCCAAAAAACAACTCATGAGTACTTGTTCCTGTCCTTTCATGAAGTGTGCAATTGTATATATTGACAGACTGTTGAAGAAAATCAGgccatttaagtttttgttttgcatCTAATTTGCATAGGAAGTCATGCATGGCCTAATTAAATCTTTCACACCAGATAATTTCTTGCAGATTTTACGGTTTTCTCCTAAATTTTGAAATGCCACAAACTATACATAactttacaataatgtttttttaaaaatcttaccaCAATCTCTGTGTAATCTACTTAAAATCCCTAGCTGGTTGAACCATTCATAACAAGAATTTTGACTATGGTTTTcactgtttgattgttttttggaATAGGGAAAGTGTATTTTGAAAAAACATGTCATCATGAATATGTTATCTAATCCCAATGATAACATTTCAAGGACTTTAAAATCAGTAGCTACTATATCAAACTATTGATTTGTTTGAAATTGTTGCATTTTTGTCTTAACTTTTGGCAACAGTCCCTCAGCAACATTACAGCAATTGCAAGTTTGAACAAACTGTtcaatgttttgaaacaatataGACCAATGGTCCTGGCTCTAATAATTCAACTGTTATGTCTACACCTTTATGTGAAGACGTAGTATGCATTTGTTCCAAAATTATGGTCCTCAGTATCATAACAACTACCAAGAGTTTCTTTACTCTTGGTTGATTTCCCTACATTATTGACTGTTGACAAGTTTATGTTGGTTCcattgttttagttacattttcattttaatccCCTCATGCTGCAAACATTTGATTAAATTGGATACATGAGGATCATCTTTCTGGAAAGGTTTCATGTCACTCCTGAGTGCCAATGTGAACCTCTTATTATAATATGAATTGTACAATTCTAAAAAGATTTAGGATATGGATTCATCTGGTTAAGTGTGTGAGTGTGTTAGTAATATAAGTTACAGTTTTGttatgaataatttcaaatattggGTTGTGGCTGAGGACTTTAGGTGTGGGATTGATCTTATCAGACTTATAACCTATACAAAAATTGAAATTGGCAAGCTTTTCCATATTGTTGGTTGTTTCTGTTGCTATCATCATTCAACTAAGAGGGTAAGAAtaaagagttgttgttgttgtgtgccTTACAAATAATCTCAAAACATTTTAGTTAACACCCAATGCTGCAATGTCAAAAACTGTAGTGGCTTTTCATCTATTTTCAGTCTATAACTTGTGTTTGCtacaacagttttcttttttccttctaTTTGATACAAATTGTCTCCAACCCCATCAATACTTGCATCTGTTTGTACATAAAATGGTTTGTTAAAATCAGGAAACTGTAGAAGAGGTGCAATTGTCAACACAACTTTAACTTATCAGTGCATTCTGACAATTTTAAATTCACTTTTACTCCCAAACGTCTTGTTTTACCTTGTGCTTGAGCTTTAcctttttattagaaataatgtcATATAACAGTCCTGCCATCTGGCCAAATGATTGATACTTCATCTAGGGTCTTAATATTGTGTTCAACAATAGTAGTATAACCTATATCAAAGTTACAGTGACTAAAAACATCATAATACTGCATGAACAGACTAACAAGTTGGTGGATTACCAATGCCTACTTTGAAAAGCAGATGTTGTTTCCTTTATTTCACAATTAGGTAACATCTGCTCACAGTACAAGTTTTTTTGCTATTCATGATGGCCAACAAATTATGATGTCAGCTGAATTTAAATTAGTCACATGAAAGGAAACATGTCTTTTCGCACCAATTTTTGTCAAAGTATGAATTTGAATAAAAGTTCATACAAACAAATCATGAAATGATGAGGAATGAGACAATGTCATTAAAATGGAATAGTTTGATGGTACCAGTCGCCCGTGTCCTTGATAGTTTTAGAAAGTGTGAAAAGATTGGTTTCCATCATTTCAAAAAACCTCGATACTCCATCAACTTTCATGCAGATTTGTTGACACAGTTGAGAGTTACATATATACTGCTTATTTTGCAGATAAATCCGTTGTTCTTTATCACTAGCAGAAGCTAAATCTTGCTTAAACGATATTGTCAGTGTTTTATGACTAACTTTGTCCCACATATCATTGCTGATTGGGTCTTCATTTATCAGAACATAAGTATTTTCAAGTTGCTTAACATTCCAAGTGATGCCAAATACCATGATCCATTTAATGGGGATATTAATGCCATTAGTTACCAGCAAGGTAATCCAATTGCAATTGAATATTTATTggtctttgaaatatttttagaaacatgATAAGTGATGGTAGTTACCTCAGATCCAGAATTGCACAATATGCCAGTGGTATTGTTACTTCTATAAGTGAACACTTGAATGTCACTTTTTGCAAATAATTTGGCTTATTAATAAACTTATTGTCAGTGGAGTTCAAAGCTCCAATCAAGATAGAATCCAAAGCTATGAATGATTTTAGATTTTTATCTCCAGTCATGCAAGGGTGATCAACAGTATTTGCAGTATGATTCAGATGATGACAGGTATGACAGTAGTATACTTTAAACTTATGTTGTAATTGAGTCTCAAATGAAGTGTACTTTGCAGAGGcctttcatatattattttatttttattgccaATGACCTCAGCCTCTGAAAGCAGAGTAGTAATAAGGTCTAGACtgattgttgttttcttgtttctcttcCTGTAAATTTTGGATGACATTATTTGTCTATTTTCCTCACCATTGAGCAGCTTCTTGTAAAGTAGAAATCATGGACTCACTATTGAATGAAGTTCTTCAGAATCTCTTGTGCATCATTTTACTTGATTATTTAGCTCATAGGACTTAAGTATTATCTGTTCATGGTTCAGTCTTCTCAttttacactgttaactgatTTTGATTGACACTTCAGTCAATTATTCTTTCAGATGTGGATCAGCATCATGATACAATGTAGGGTCTTACTTGATTATTTAGCTCATAGGACTTAAGTATCATCTGTTCATGGTTCAGTCTTCTCAttttacactgttaactgatTTTGATTGACACTTCAGTCAATTATTCTTTCAGATGTGGATCAGCATCATGATACAATGTAGGGTCTTTTCTTTGTAGAAGAAGTTTCTGAACGATTCTTTTAGAGCAGTCATCTTTGTCCACATCATGTTTATTCGTGATAGTGTTTGGGTGGACAAGTTCTACAATATTATCaatcttttgaaaataaagttcttTCTCTCttgtttcttccttttttattgttCCTCAGGATGAAAAAGTTTTTGCTTGGAAGCTTGAAATTGAAGCTTCAAATTGTCAACATTTTTTGACAATTCTTTTCACTGTGCCATCCTTAATGTTTTGTGAAAGTAATGAAGAAATGCAatgtaaaaaggaaaataaattgaCCACAAGTTATTAGACAATTGTTTGTCAAAGCAAGTACAATAACTAAGTGTGAGTTTGTGAGGATGTTGCAGTAGAAGTGGATCAAAtagtatatataacttttataactGATAATTGTTAAGTAGATCCAACTTTAACATGTTTGGATTAGCCTAAcaacaaaatttaactaaaacaattatgttttaGGATTTGAGAGAAAAAAGTCTGAACAAATTAAATTTACTAAATTCACAAAAATCTGACCAAAGGaaaatttcaaattcaaattgattttgaaactttaaaGCAAATCAATGATTAAAcaaatttatcaaattaattataagaattgttattaataatctgtcaaattaataaatttagGTAATAGTATCTCCCAAAATATACAGACATGGTGGTTGAAGTAGAAAATGGTAATATGATGCTTCAAAAATATATGAACGTGGAAGTTCTGGATAAAGGGATAATTGCTGTCTCATAAAATTCAAACCAGTCAAGTGGAAAATGTAGCAATAAGAATATCGACAAAACCTTTACCTGAAAGAAATATGTTTTGCTAagtaatattattacttattttaatgcCTGAGTATTTTAAACAAGATAAGTAATACACATACACTCACCAAATTTTGCCACTTCTCTACCAATTAATACCACATATGGTATTTCTCAACTAGGTTTATACACATTCATGTTCATCTCATACTATATAGCTTGTAGGAATCTATCATTAAAATCATCTGTTCCCAATCAAATCTCGTGGCCAAAGAAATGGTTGATCTCATCTCATATAAAATGTTAGTATATGCTCATTAAATGAAAGTTGCAGCAATGTTTAGTTGCAAACTATTTATAACAATGACAGCAAATGAACAATCACAAAGAAGTATGACATTAAGATCTTTGCTTTTACACATAGAGACAGACATAGATAAAAAATCTGAACACATTCTCTTGGTGAGTTGTAACTTCTGTACAATAATAATTGTCAAAAGATATTGggaagaataataatttaattgattttcaaataacataatttgtagGAACACGGTTAGTACTGTTGGTGCATTAGTAACCCAAATTACATGACTTCTGTTTCTTGCAAAAGGAAGAACATCATTCCtatcagataaatataaaaatgttgggAAATCGTCAGGAGTTAGTGAGACCACCATATTTTTCATCAAATTGTGTCTTTGGagcatagaaaataaaacaaactcctCAGTATAACTTTCAGGCATATCTGACAGCCAAAGGTAGAACCACACAATattatagtgttttcattttgttgcCCATGTGTGCATGTGCATATGTCAAATTGTAAATACTATCAACTAATAACATATCAGTTGGCCATTTTATGTAATAAAGACTAGAAGTTGAAATCCTTTTGTtgatttacattttgtgtttcattttcaaaaaaacatctcacaaagtttcaaaacttACAGGGCCAAACTTGACAGATGGCTTTAGCATGGTCCAGGGGTTGCTCTTACATGTTAGATTTAGCACTCCTTTGAAAAGGGACTAAATAAGCATCTGGAAAGTCACCCGAGCATGATAGGAGTTCAGGTGTTTGACTTCAGTGAGCTCAAATCTAGGAACCTGTTTTGTGTTTCTACCCCCCCCCCCCTCAGACCTCTGGAATACTATATGACAAATTGTATTTGTTCCTCATTCACATACTGACATAACCAAATGTACACAGGTGCTAAAATATTATGGCAGAATGTTATAATTGGGGGGCTTGTTTTTGGATATGGATCCCTCTTGGGTAGATATGGAAGTAATTGGAGATAATGAAGGAGCTTGATCATTATGTTGAGACCTTTGTGAATCATGGGTGTGTCTTGAACCCCACAGCAGAGCATGGATATTTTATGTAAGCACTATTAATATGAAAAAACTCTATGAAGGTGTCCAGCAGGAGTGTAAATTCAATGTAAAACTCCAGTAACTTAGTCAACCAAGTGAAAGTCATTTGTTTGAGATATGTGTGTTAGACACTTGTAGTCATGGATATATCCTTGTTTGAAAGTAGTTATGaagtagtgttttgttttttgtatttaatccCATTCTCCTAGTCACATAACTGTGGGGTAGACATTGTCTATAATCAGCATTAAAAAGGTATAGAAAAAATTTCATCTACAATTTGCCTTTTATATCCTTCCCTGTTTGCTGTATTAGGCCTTTCTATAttctgatattaaaaatattgcctcacaaatttctatttttttttttcaaggaacACTGAGGCCTGTTCTTTGCAAAGCCTGAACTGATGTTATTTGATAAACTCCTAGCACTTATGAGAAAGACTTGCCATAGTGATCTGTTCAAAGGAGGGGACAATTCTAGTATATTTTCTAGCAAGTACTTTTTGACAATGTTTAAGAAAATTGTTTAATCAATTTGCTTGATTAATCATTTTTATGGTACCAAAACATGCTAAATTGCTTACATATTGATAGTAATGCTTCAAATCTCTGATATAATTTTGACAACTTAGTgagaacacaaataaaaacagtagaatacaaatcaaacaataccaCTCTCATTTGTATGATATTCTATTTGTATCTTTTACGGATGTTCAAATTGTTCTTTATCGCGTGTAGTATATCAATATTTACACACTAAGGATTTCAACTATTTGAAATGTCtgttgaaatttcaaaacaacttatGTTAAAAACCTGTTACCTCACACTTATTTTGTTGTTGTGTAAGTTTAATTAATTGCAAAATTTTAGTGATTGGTTTGAAGTAACAGAAGTTATGGACTTTTTAAATCATCTTCCTTTTTTAACAGTGTTTGCATGGATTGGAATTTCATAACATTCTTATTCTCGagtagtgttatcattgttactttgtaatattcaacaaCATTGGAGTTGTTGGTTAATTATGTTAACCATGATAagatatgttatcattgtttaacaatactgataatgattagatttgtttttgttgcttATCCATGCTAGACATTATtagatttgttattgttgttcagTTATGTTAGTCATATGCCCATTATAGtgaatattttcttaacatttgatattttgtatgttaacacaaaataaatgaatgatGTCCATCaatgttttttaatgtattgttttctaAATTGTTTGTGCACCAAATTGCTTGTGAATATATATAGCCTTGTTGGTTACaagatttctaataattattcaAGTAATGCAAAAACAAAAGTTCCATAAATATTCCAATAAAGTCCATTATatatttacacagaaaataagtgACCTTACCAAGGCTTTTAATCACTTTCTTACATTAAACattgtaacaagtaaaaataatttagctATTGTTACTGTTGCCCTACTCCGTAACTTTGCATTTCTCTTCTGTAGGTGTATCACCAGTTTATTATATTATGCTCTTACTCTGGCAGCTGGGTCCCTCTCAGGTAATATTTATCTAAATACTACTCTCTCAGGATTTATTGAATTACCAAGTATTCTAATAACAACTTGTCTGTTGGATCGGCTTGGAAGACGTTGGTCTCTGTGCAGTTTCTTGATTTTTGGTGGTTTCAGTTGTATCATCATACAAATTCTCTCAACTGGTAAGAACCTTTCTAATTATTCTTTTGAGTTTGTAATTTCATTATCTG of the Tachypleus tridentatus isolate NWPU-2018 chromosome 13, ASM421037v1, whole genome shotgun sequence genome contains:
- the LOC143239360 gene encoding solute carrier family 22 member 15-like gives rise to the protein MDVDEVFEIIGEFGWQQKKYFLFTGMIGGLYTSGQILQIIFTGALPTFLCYGQTGEVFNNTCFLDDKPESCKRLVYTSEFTSMATEWDLICSQAYQVKAVQSVFMAGVLIGAWLFGQVSDRIGRYKTMLFTHVGLLTFSTFGGFVPNIQLHSICRFMAGVNQGGIGMISYVWFTEMIGTTRRAFCGTWVQVFFSLGIGFHAFIAFLIPNWRQYSAVCALWGLVLIIPFFWILESPRWLLIQGRTLEAKRILQLIAEGNGTAHRLPENWDLRETNRDKKKTHGASVLFKHKILRKQLGIQLFSWCITSLLYYALTLAAGSLSGNIYLNTTLSGFIELPSILITTCLLDRLGRRWSLCSFLIFGGFSCIIIQILSTGEEMSGFQVALALLGKMSVSAAFSVIYVYSAELLPTVIRNLGLGILSSAARVGGILSPFVSLLDDIYPLLQYTILGFFAIVSGIFNTWLPETLGKPLPEDVGDICDSNEAFPTRVETHKLLPLEPQSLSVEDEEETSSEKEFNLEETMAILKTR